In a genomic window of Oceanispirochaeta sp. M1:
- a CDS encoding alpha-xylosidase — MSILNESIDISNNFLSDNATYFLADELVSWNPLNNSGILKWKRNVRKIRFAFNQAGSVFEPSQSWSFPPDYEEEPHLLLSVDFTSARTLRLRIRLVEGLETNNEDLGMLVPPYDNDFRGNIFRDVKTEENEDSIVFSTEKITLKIDRNPFRIYLFDEKGKLLTSSIHTHTQNSLRNSDTPLFSIVENTEDWSRTGCAAFSINPDEAFFGTGESFTRLNKRGQKCVLWCEDANGCQRNAYYKPVPFFQSSNGWGAFMHTTSPVVFDFGASNDGTLGLYNSDNELDLFLFAGTPKDILEEYTTLTGRSPLPPLWSFGLWMSRITYSSEKEVREVAEKLREEKIPCDVIHIDTGWFEKEWNCDYHFSENRFDDPEKMIADLNQSGFRVSLWQLPYFTPNNPLFKDAINSGFVIFNRKKGLPSGDAIIDFTNPEAVQWYQKLLQKLLKQGVSAIKADFGEAAPLNGCYKSGLSGMQEHNRYPLLYNKAVFEITENTRAEGIIWGRSAWAGSQRYPVHWGGDAENSDSAMAASLRAGLSLGLSGFSFWSHDIGGFVKKSPEELYRRWLPFGIFSSHSRCHGAPPKEPWAYSSDFNDFFRETVSLRYRLLPYILAQSALSSLKGYPFIRTLFFEFPEDRTGWFIENQFLCGSSFMAAPLFQADEYEREVYLPQGVWIDFQSGKSYQGGQWIKAKGGKLNMPLFVKSGSLIPMVPSALCTDEINWDELYFEQWGNETVFEGFAWSPDKGLYPIRQDNIAIN; from the coding sequence ATGTCTATTTTGAATGAATCTATCGATATAAGTAACAATTTCCTGAGTGATAATGCTACATACTTTCTGGCTGATGAATTAGTAAGCTGGAACCCCCTGAACAACAGCGGAATCTTGAAATGGAAAAGAAATGTCAGAAAGATCCGATTTGCCTTCAATCAGGCCGGTTCTGTGTTTGAACCTTCTCAGTCCTGGAGTTTCCCTCCTGACTATGAAGAAGAACCTCATTTACTGCTTAGTGTTGATTTTACCTCTGCCAGGACATTGAGGCTCCGTATAAGATTGGTAGAAGGGCTTGAGACAAATAATGAGGACCTTGGTATGTTGGTCCCTCCTTATGATAATGATTTCAGGGGAAATATATTTAGAGATGTTAAGACTGAGGAAAATGAAGATTCAATTGTATTCAGTACAGAGAAGATAACTCTGAAAATTGACCGGAATCCTTTCAGAATATATTTATTTGACGAGAAAGGGAAATTGCTGACTTCCAGCATTCATACTCATACTCAAAATAGTCTGAGGAACTCTGATACCCCGTTATTCAGCATTGTAGAGAATACAGAAGATTGGAGCAGAACGGGATGTGCCGCATTTTCCATTAATCCTGATGAAGCCTTTTTCGGTACCGGAGAATCCTTTACCAGGCTCAACAAGAGGGGTCAAAAATGTGTGCTATGGTGCGAAGATGCCAATGGCTGTCAACGGAATGCCTATTACAAACCGGTCCCATTTTTTCAGAGCAGTAATGGCTGGGGAGCGTTTATGCATACCACATCGCCGGTTGTTTTTGATTTCGGTGCATCCAATGATGGAACTCTGGGTTTATATAACTCAGATAACGAGCTGGATCTTTTCCTTTTTGCCGGAACACCAAAAGATATTCTTGAGGAGTATACGACACTGACAGGGCGCTCTCCTCTGCCTCCGCTGTGGTCTTTCGGATTATGGATGAGTAGAATTACCTATTCCTCGGAAAAGGAAGTCCGTGAGGTCGCTGAGAAACTCAGGGAAGAGAAAATCCCCTGTGATGTGATACATATTGATACCGGCTGGTTTGAGAAAGAGTGGAATTGTGATTATCATTTTTCAGAAAATCGATTTGATGATCCGGAAAAAATGATTGCCGATCTGAATCAGTCCGGCTTCAGAGTCAGTCTCTGGCAGCTTCCTTATTTCACTCCCAATAATCCTCTATTTAAGGATGCAATAAATTCGGGATTTGTTATTTTTAATAGAAAAAAAGGCTTGCCTTCAGGAGATGCCATCATTGATTTTACTAATCCTGAAGCTGTTCAATGGTATCAAAAACTACTTCAGAAACTACTGAAACAAGGAGTTTCCGCTATTAAAGCCGACTTTGGAGAAGCGGCACCACTCAATGGTTGTTATAAATCAGGTTTGAGCGGAATGCAGGAGCACAACCGGTATCCCCTTCTGTATAATAAGGCTGTTTTTGAAATTACAGAAAATACCAGAGCTGAAGGAATCATCTGGGGACGCAGTGCATGGGCAGGCAGCCAGAGATATCCAGTTCACTGGGGCGGAGATGCTGAAAACAGTGATTCCGCCATGGCCGCATCATTGAGAGCAGGTCTATCTCTGGGATTAAGCGGATTTTCATTCTGGAGTCATGATATTGGAGGGTTTGTCAAAAAAAGCCCTGAAGAGCTCTATAGACGGTGGCTTCCCTTCGGGATTTTTTCAAGCCATAGCCGTTGTCATGGGGCTCCACCAAAAGAACCCTGGGCTTATTCGTCTGATTTTAATGATTTTTTCCGTGAAACTGTTTCCCTGCGATATCGTCTTTTACCATACATATTGGCTCAATCAGCCCTATCATCTCTAAAAGGGTATCCATTTATCCGTACTTTATTTTTTGAATTCCCGGAAGATAGAACTGGCTGGTTCATTGAAAATCAGTTTCTTTGCGGCTCCTCTTTTATGGCAGCGCCTCTCTTTCAAGCGGATGAATATGAGAGAGAAGTCTATCTTCCCCAAGGTGTCTGGATAGATTTTCAAAGCGGTAAATCATATCAGGGTGGACAATGGATTAAAGCAAAAGGTGGAAAACTGAATATGCCTTTATTTGTAAAATCCGGATCTCTTATTCCAATGGTTCCAAGTGCATTATGTACAGATGAAATCAATTGGGATGAACTCTATTTTGAGCAATGGGGTAATGAAACAGTTTTTGAAGGTTTTGCATGGAGCCCGGATAAAGGTCTTTACCCGATCAGACAGGATAATATAGCTATTAATTGA
- a CDS encoding response regulator, producing the protein MKTIMLIDDEPTVIQGLSEEIDWPSLGITEVIEAYNGEEAYLILQKQRIDIIVSDIRMPLLDGLSLAKIVKEKLPLCRLIILSGYDLFSYAQEAMKYNVFRFLSKPCPYSEIRESVQEAIIDQDRQIQRIELIQNAEQKLELLLPMIQRNLLKNYIINDEEINQNQWEILKTIISYLNEDIFMFQVYISCKYSNLPDLQWIMSNVLKTYEEEYHMLYLNLPVDNTSMLVALFPNKLLADDVLKSLEKICDLLFPGNENDNSEISIFTPIHAFKESGDFYIRIMEKAALPRSETSEKIILSGAWERKSVLPHKMVIKAKKYIETHLNENYSIQDIADHLQIHPDYLSHLFRDSDNVNLQSYIIQRRIEFAAQMLKDPSARIYDIAYKVGYSSPYHFSRMFKKIKGISPKNYQIHNS; encoded by the coding sequence ATGAAGACTATAATGCTGATTGATGATGAACCTACAGTTATACAGGGCCTTTCTGAGGAAATTGACTGGCCATCATTAGGGATTACTGAAGTTATTGAAGCGTATAATGGAGAAGAAGCTTATCTAATTCTGCAAAAGCAGAGAATTGATATCATAGTCTCTGATATTAGAATGCCCCTGCTTGATGGACTGTCTCTGGCAAAAATTGTTAAGGAGAAGCTGCCTCTCTGCCGTCTGATAATTCTTTCGGGGTATGATTTATTCAGTTATGCTCAAGAGGCAATGAAATACAATGTATTCCGGTTTTTATCGAAGCCCTGTCCTTATAGTGAAATAAGGGAATCAGTTCAAGAGGCAATCATCGATCAGGATCGGCAGATTCAGCGAATAGAGCTCATTCAGAATGCTGAGCAGAAACTGGAGTTGCTATTGCCGATGATCCAGAGAAATCTTTTGAAAAATTATATTATCAATGATGAGGAAATAAATCAGAATCAATGGGAGATTCTCAAAACAATTATTTCATATTTGAACGAAGATATTTTTATGTTCCAAGTCTACATAAGTTGCAAATATAGCAATCTGCCTGACCTTCAGTGGATAATGTCTAATGTACTGAAAACATATGAAGAAGAATATCATATGTTATATCTGAATCTACCAGTCGATAACACATCAATGCTTGTTGCTTTATTTCCCAATAAGCTGCTGGCTGATGATGTATTGAAAAGCCTTGAAAAAATATGTGATTTACTATTTCCCGGAAATGAAAATGACAATTCAGAAATTTCTATTTTTACACCAATTCATGCTTTCAAAGAATCCGGAGATTTCTATATCAGGATTATGGAAAAAGCAGCATTACCCCGATCTGAAACTTCTGAGAAGATTATTCTGTCTGGCGCGTGGGAGCGGAAAAGTGTTCTACCTCATAAAATGGTAATAAAGGCAAAAAAATATATTGAAACACATTTAAATGAAAATTATTCGATCCAGGATATTGCCGATCATCTTCAAATACATCCCGATTATTTATCTCATTTATTCCGTGATTCTGATAATGTAAACCTGCAAAGTTATATAATCCAGCGGAGGATTGAATTCGCTGCACAGATGCTTAAAGATCCATCAGCCCGCATATATGATATAGCATACAAGGTCGGATACAGTAGTCCGTATCATTTTAGTAGAATGTTTAAAAAGATTAAGGGTATCAGTCCGAAAAACTATCAGATACACAATTCTTAA
- a CDS encoding sugar ABC transporter permease, which yields MKKQNSLSAGELFKKGVFHRNSPLYLMILPAVIMLILFNYIPMYGIIISFQDYMPVHGFTGSPWVGLKWYRYLLDMPDFIQISISTIVIAVGKIISTTMFSIFFALMLNEIHKKKYKKIIQTAVYLPYFFSWVIIGGIFVDILSLDGLINQFLLWIGLKEPIFFLADNSLFRETMITLEVWKSFGWGAIIYLAAISNINPNLYESSSIDGANRIQQIFYITIPSIASTIVLLATLSLGNVLNAGFEQIFVLYNEVVYESGDIIDTFVYRMGLVNAQFSLSTAVGLAKSVVSFLLISISYRLAYKFANYRIF from the coding sequence ATGAAAAAACAGAATTCTCTTTCAGCTGGCGAACTTTTTAAGAAAGGAGTTTTCCATAGGAACAGCCCTCTTTATCTTATGATATTGCCGGCTGTTATCATGCTCATTTTATTTAACTATATTCCTATGTACGGGATAATAATATCCTTTCAGGATTATATGCCTGTACATGGATTCACAGGATCTCCATGGGTCGGATTAAAATGGTACCGCTATCTTCTTGATATGCCTGATTTTATTCAGATAAGTATTAGTACCATAGTAATTGCTGTCGGGAAAATTATAAGCACAACAATGTTTTCTATTTTTTTTGCTCTTATGCTCAATGAAATCCATAAGAAGAAATATAAGAAAATAATTCAAACTGCAGTATATCTACCCTATTTTTTCTCATGGGTCATTATCGGGGGGATATTTGTAGATATTCTATCTCTCGATGGACTTATCAATCAGTTTCTTCTATGGATTGGATTAAAGGAACCGATCTTTTTTTTAGCTGATAATAGCCTATTCCGAGAAACTATGATCACACTTGAAGTCTGGAAAAGTTTTGGTTGGGGAGCCATTATCTATCTGGCGGCCATTTCAAACATAAATCCGAACCTGTATGAGTCCTCCTCTATTGACGGGGCCAACAGAATTCAACAGATATTTTACATTACCATACCCAGCATCGCTTCTACAATTGTTCTGCTTGCCACACTCAGCCTGGGCAATGTGCTCAATGCCGGTTTCGAGCAGATCTTTGTTCTGTATAACGAAGTTGTCTATGAAAGCGGCGATATAATTGACACTTTTGTTTACCGAATGGGTCTTGTGAACGCACAGTTCAGCCTTTCTACAGCTGTGGGCCTGGCCAAATCAGTTGTTTCATTTTTATTGATTTCCATTTCATATCGGCTGGCTTATAAATTTGCCAATTACCGTATTTTTTAA
- a CDS encoding carbohydrate ABC transporter permease codes for MMIKSKAVSSIIFDILNYLFLALLALSCILPIIHILAVSFSNKSASAANMVRFLPVGFHVRAYSKVLNTPLFLKSFGIAGLRVFAGLFVNLFFICLTAYPLAKENREMKGRNFFAWLVFIPMLFSGGLIPTYLQVRNLGLIDSFWSLILPTAVPMFSIIILMNFFRGIPKSLTEAAQIEGAGHLTVLWKIYLPISKASIATLALFSIIGHWNEWFSGLIYINDSTKWPLQTYLRQILLPSALSGNLTFDDVENLKYLSDKNFKAAQVFISMVPILLIYPYLQRYFISGMTLGSVKE; via the coding sequence ATGATGATAAAAAGCAAAGCTGTTTCATCAATAATTTTCGATATATTAAACTATCTTTTTCTAGCGCTTCTGGCGCTGAGCTGCATATTGCCAATAATTCATATTCTGGCAGTGTCATTCAGTAATAAGTCGGCATCTGCTGCAAATATGGTGAGATTTCTACCCGTGGGATTTCACGTTCGAGCGTATTCGAAGGTTTTAAATACTCCATTGTTTTTGAAGAGTTTCGGAATAGCCGGGCTGAGGGTTTTTGCCGGACTGTTTGTTAATTTATTCTTTATCTGCCTGACCGCCTATCCTCTTGCCAAGGAAAACAGGGAGATGAAAGGACGAAACTTTTTTGCCTGGCTGGTTTTCATTCCAATGCTTTTTTCCGGGGGCTTGATTCCCACTTATCTGCAGGTGCGGAATCTTGGTCTTATTGATTCTTTCTGGTCATTGATTCTTCCTACAGCAGTTCCCATGTTCAGCATAATTATTCTAATGAACTTTTTCCGCGGTATTCCCAAAAGCCTTACGGAAGCCGCTCAGATTGAAGGTGCAGGCCATCTTACTGTTTTATGGAAGATTTACCTTCCGATTTCTAAAGCATCAATTGCAACTTTGGCTCTGTTTTCCATAATCGGACATTGGAATGAGTGGTTTTCGGGATTAATCTATATAAATGACAGTACCAAATGGCCACTTCAGACTTATCTGCGGCAGATCTTATTACCCTCAGCACTTTCTGGAAATTTGACCTTTGATGATGTGGAGAACCTGAAATATCTTTCAGATAAAAACTTTAAAGCAGCCCAGGTCTTTATTTCTATGGTGCCCATTTTACTTATATACCCCTATCTACAAAGGTATTTTATATCCGGAATGACTCTTGGATCAGTAAAGGAATAA
- a CDS encoding sensor histidine kinase → MSIKIFFASSFIILMVFFAILAFSLYTGVIRISISDAEEYHKDSLNKMASVLEIQLDNLNRFAGSLCYDMNYNSTNQGPEDLWEYREILKNLQVYSALNELDARFTLFLGSKNKGLSSHENVISMSPDLMDPLYKRNRHWMIDYSAMGDRLSYFIVHDGEYPERQVSVLISIGRDALHKQLEALNIRNKGIAFILDKEGRTIFSRDTSYKYLISQEEIKINQEGLLLLKNKKLRIMYTPLTEGLSLGLVFPDDSIMMPVKKNNRLLVILFTLAMILFTSIFLLLYRWITNPLQNLYTGMSSVESGNFEVVIQGHHINELDYILNKFNSMAARINLLMNEVRLESLRSQEAELRFLQAQINPHFLYNNLYFIYQVSIAGENEKAAEMAISLSKYFKSVTKPKDSLVPLKLELENLHNYIKLFSLRHPDRFRYEENIDEQLMHLPVPRLLLQPIVENSIVYGLDNSSDSMIVSITAKKVEKNIVITIADSGAGMDPVKMDELNMKLSNNPELLEGCGLKNPLQRLLFRYGSSSSIRLEVNDMRGITVSVTFPEKLENQKDILL, encoded by the coding sequence ATGTCTATAAAAATATTTTTTGCTTCCAGCTTTATTATATTAATGGTTTTTTTTGCCATTCTAGCTTTTTCTTTATACACAGGTGTTATACGTATCTCTATCTCCGATGCAGAGGAATATCATAAGGATTCATTGAACAAAATGGCCAGTGTACTGGAGATCCAACTGGATAATTTGAATAGATTTGCAGGATCACTGTGTTATGACATGAACTATAATTCAACCAATCAGGGTCCGGAAGATTTGTGGGAATACAGAGAGATTCTCAAGAACCTGCAGGTTTATTCCGCTCTGAATGAACTGGATGCCCGTTTTACTCTATTTCTAGGAAGTAAGAACAAGGGCCTTTCTTCTCATGAAAATGTAATTTCAATGAGTCCGGATCTTATGGATCCACTTTACAAGCGCAATCGTCATTGGATGATTGACTATTCTGCTATGGGAGACCGGCTTTCTTATTTTATTGTTCACGATGGAGAATATCCCGAGCGACAGGTTTCCGTGTTAATCAGTATAGGGAGGGATGCCCTTCATAAGCAGCTTGAAGCTCTCAATATTAGAAACAAAGGTATTGCGTTTATACTTGATAAAGAGGGGCGGACGATATTCAGCCGCGATACCTCTTATAAATATTTGATTTCCCAGGAAGAAATAAAGATCAATCAGGAAGGACTTCTTTTACTGAAAAATAAGAAGTTAAGAATTATGTACACTCCATTGACTGAGGGATTGTCACTGGGCTTAGTTTTTCCAGATGATTCAATTATGATGCCTGTCAAAAAAAATAATAGATTGCTCGTTATTCTTTTTACTCTGGCAATGATTCTGTTTACTTCAATATTCCTCCTACTCTATCGCTGGATTACAAACCCCCTTCAAAATTTGTATACAGGGATGTCTTCTGTCGAATCGGGAAATTTTGAAGTCGTGATTCAGGGGCATCATATCAATGAGCTGGATTATATCTTAAACAAGTTTAATTCCATGGCTGCCCGTATAAACCTTCTTATGAATGAAGTCAGACTTGAGAGTCTCCGTTCCCAGGAAGCTGAATTGCGTTTTTTACAGGCGCAGATCAATCCTCATTTTTTATACAATAACCTGTATTTTATCTACCAGGTAAGCATAGCAGGGGAAAATGAGAAAGCCGCTGAAATGGCCATATCCTTGAGTAAATATTTTAAAAGTGTGACCAAGCCCAAAGACTCACTTGTTCCATTGAAATTGGAATTGGAAAACCTTCACAATTATATCAAACTCTTTTCTCTGCGGCATCCCGATCGTTTCAGATATGAAGAGAACATCGATGAACAGCTAATGCATCTTCCGGTACCCAGATTGCTGCTTCAGCCAATAGTCGAGAATTCAATAGTATACGGACTTGATAATTCATCTGATTCCATGATTGTCTCGATTACAGCAAAGAAAGTTGAAAAGAATATAGTGATCACAATAGCCGATTCGGGAGCAGGAATGGATCCTGTAAAAATGGATGAACTGAATATGAAACTAAGTAATAATCCAGAGCTCCTTGAAGGCTGCGGCCTGAAGAATCCATTACAGAGATTATTGTTTCGCTACGGTAGCAGTTCATCTATCAGGCTCGAAGTCAATGATATGCGGGGTATTACAGTCTCTGTTACGTTTCCTGAAAAACTGGAAAATCAAAAGGATATTTTACTATGA
- a CDS encoding MFS transporter, producing MNKKMNLSILIGIIFISFNLRAPITAVGPIIDLIKKQFDLSNGSAGIITTLPLIAFALFSPLVSRISSRLGYGLTMLTGLFLILAGELIRSYTDSIGLFMGTALIGMGIAIGNVLIPSIIKLKFSKNVGIVTSVYTTSMCIFAALGAGVSVPLAIGSGFGWRHTLAIWTILTLLTVFIWLPQVKKPAGFQADQTHQKRTERSSIWKSSLAWWVTLFMGTQSLLFYCLVAWLPSIVASRGMTVEFSGMMALLFQLIGLPATLIMPIIADRFKDQRAITTSSSLIYLMGMILLLISESALSIITAVVFIGIGMGGSISLAITFISLRTPSAGKTAELSGMAQSAGYLLAAIGPFFLGFIFDRSGSWTISIQILILFLVLLIVFGWKAGRDELVKGEGLLSDHDCKGR from the coding sequence ATGAACAAGAAAATGAACTTATCCATCCTTATAGGAATCATCTTTATCTCCTTCAACCTGAGAGCCCCGATCACAGCCGTCGGACCCATTATCGATCTGATCAAAAAACAGTTTGATCTCTCCAATGGTTCGGCTGGGATTATTACGACCCTCCCCCTCATTGCCTTTGCCCTGTTTTCGCCCCTCGTATCAAGGATAAGTTCCCGTCTCGGATATGGCTTAACCATGTTGACCGGGCTTTTTCTGATATTGGCAGGAGAACTTATCAGATCCTACACTGATTCTATCGGACTGTTTATGGGGACTGCACTTATAGGTATGGGGATCGCCATAGGGAATGTATTGATCCCCAGTATCATTAAGTTGAAATTCTCAAAGAATGTAGGGATTGTGACCAGCGTATACACAACCAGCATGTGCATATTTGCCGCCCTGGGAGCAGGTGTAAGCGTTCCTCTGGCCATAGGTTCCGGTTTTGGCTGGAGGCATACCCTGGCAATATGGACAATCCTCACCCTGTTAACTGTCTTTATATGGCTACCTCAAGTTAAAAAGCCCGCGGGTTTCCAGGCCGATCAAACTCATCAAAAAAGGACTGAGAGAAGTTCCATATGGAAATCCTCCCTTGCCTGGTGGGTCACCCTGTTTATGGGGACCCAATCGCTGCTGTTCTACTGTCTTGTGGCCTGGTTACCGTCCATTGTGGCATCCAGAGGAATGACTGTCGAATTCTCAGGTATGATGGCTCTTCTTTTTCAGCTTATCGGTCTCCCCGCTACCCTGATCATGCCTATTATCGCAGATAGATTCAAAGATCAAAGAGCGATAACAACAAGCTCGTCCCTCATATATCTCATGGGAATGATCCTGCTATTAATCTCAGAATCGGCCCTGTCGATTATTACTGCAGTAGTGTTTATCGGGATCGGCATGGGGGGAAGCATCAGTCTTGCCATCACCTTCATCTCCCTACGTACTCCCAGTGCCGGAAAGACTGCTGAGCTCTCCGGTATGGCCCAGTCCGCCGGTTACCTGCTGGCTGCCATAGGCCCGTTCTTTCTGGGATTTATTTTTGACAGGTCCGGTTCCTGGACTATTTCGATCCAGATACTGATTCTCTTTCTAGTCCTGTTGATCGTCTTCGGCTGGAAAGCCGGCAGAGATGAACTGGTGAAAGGAGAAGGATTATTATCTGATCATGATTGTAAAGGTAGATAG
- a CDS encoding alpha/beta hydrolase, with translation MKKFLPLFLAIVLSSCLSTGIEKVEIELPVGESTITLPSGAKGTILIADNQAAPFVIMYHGYASTKDEVGNMFKDEAAKLQTMGISSLRIGYRGWDGPEYDEAFLTVHTMMDDSQEALDYVQSLPYADNRRIGLLGFSMGGGVVQYISGNNAKEIAAVTTWSSSLGYSTLLEADAKATAMAEGKVELDLGWRTITHSKEFVESLDEYDPLETSKKYKKAFLIVDGTDDYLHANTAILSETHSQAEVYEVKGADHIYHVLSGDNTLSNMAIDKTADWFKANLYDVR, from the coding sequence ATGAAAAAGTTTTTACCATTGTTTCTTGCAATAGTTCTCAGTTCTTGTTTGAGTACTGGAATTGAAAAAGTTGAGATAGAATTACCAGTAGGGGAATCAACGATAACACTTCCCAGTGGAGCAAAAGGAACAATTCTTATTGCGGACAATCAGGCTGCACCCTTTGTCATTATGTATCATGGATACGCCAGTACTAAAGATGAAGTCGGTAACATGTTTAAAGATGAAGCGGCAAAATTACAGACAATGGGAATAAGTTCTCTACGTATTGGATACCGTGGTTGGGATGGACCTGAATATGATGAGGCCTTTCTTACTGTTCATACGATGATGGACGACAGTCAGGAAGCCCTGGATTATGTTCAGTCTCTTCCCTATGCAGATAACCGTAGAATAGGTCTTTTGGGATTTAGTATGGGTGGTGGAGTTGTACAGTATATTTCAGGAAACAATGCTAAGGAAATCGCTGCTGTGACAACCTGGTCCAGTAGTCTCGGATATTCTACTCTTCTAGAAGCGGATGCTAAAGCCACAGCTATGGCAGAGGGAAAAGTTGAACTTGATCTTGGATGGAGAACAATAACCCACAGCAAAGAATTTGTTGAATCCCTGGATGAATATGACCCTCTGGAAACATCAAAAAAATATAAGAAAGCGTTCTTGATTGTAGATGGAACTGATGATTATCTCCATGCAAATACAGCAATCTTAAGTGAGACTCATTCACAGGCTGAAGTATATGAAGTAAAAGGTGCCGACCACATTTATCACGTTTTATCAGGAGATAATACTCTCTCCAATATGGCGATAGATAAAACAGCAGATTGGTTTAAAGCAAATCTCTATGATGTAAGATAG
- a CDS encoding extracellular solute-binding protein has product MKKVTFLFSFLMIISFALSAGGSQESEQNKIDERVGEGYLYKYEPAITLTGNRIARSEVDFINNPYTKWASETLGINYELKWLAPDADTERQKLTLAMASNDLPDIVSIEAGDLFSRMVNSGILLPLDDLIEEYGSPLTKAMIKMYQDALDDNFFSLFTVDGKIYAFPEASDIFAANWKTLWMRQDILDEMNLDAPETIAEFETVLEKYKNTYPDGVGFISNAGDSNGMIPIMEAYGAFQYKWIKDSAGNLAYGSIQPEMKNALETLSRWYQLGYFDKEYFIKDDTKNREPLLAGNGLSVYGNWWYVLWPFPDMWTNVPTAEMTPLLPLIGPDGQQSIMHDISNGYFNSGRAISSSCKNPEALIYLLNEELDSHFRYNKELREQMAALGYDFKYGYEEWTSPVNPDADPKDQKWNYKIEGPDKFWNTFVENPVHLSFGFKYNEGPFDLFSRYVVTGEAYRNDNLESLSKPDYIDYEKYFSTPSNKMNAHVKNVENYDFIKNSDIIIFNEFTTVPTDTMIDKRAYLDKIEEEYFTKIITGALPLSSFDTFIEEWNKAGGSQITTEVNEWNNSK; this is encoded by the coding sequence ATGAAAAAAGTAACATTTTTGTTTAGTTTTCTGATGATCATCTCTTTCGCATTAAGTGCTGGTGGGTCTCAGGAATCAGAACAGAACAAGATCGATGAAAGAGTCGGTGAAGGGTACCTGTATAAATATGAACCTGCAATAACACTGACTGGTAATAGAATAGCCCGTTCGGAAGTTGACTTTATCAACAATCCCTATACGAAGTGGGCTAGTGAAACTTTGGGAATTAATTATGAGTTGAAATGGCTGGCTCCGGATGCAGATACAGAAAGGCAAAAACTTACACTGGCAATGGCAAGTAATGATTTGCCTGATATTGTAAGTATTGAAGCTGGAGATCTTTTTTCAAGAATGGTTAATTCTGGAATACTTCTTCCATTAGATGATTTAATAGAAGAATACGGTTCTCCTTTGACAAAAGCAATGATTAAAATGTATCAGGATGCTTTGGATGATAATTTCTTTTCCCTGTTTACAGTAGACGGAAAAATTTATGCTTTTCCCGAAGCATCAGATATTTTTGCTGCAAACTGGAAAACTTTATGGATGAGACAGGATATTCTTGATGAGATGAATCTGGATGCTCCTGAGACTATAGCTGAATTTGAAACCGTATTGGAGAAATATAAGAATACATATCCTGACGGCGTGGGTTTTATAAGCAATGCGGGAGATTCCAATGGAATGATTCCTATTATGGAAGCTTATGGAGCATTCCAGTATAAATGGATAAAAGATTCAGCGGGAAATCTCGCTTACGGAAGTATCCAGCCTGAAATGAAAAATGCTCTTGAAACTTTAAGCCGATGGTATCAACTCGGATATTTTGACAAAGAGTATTTTATTAAAGACGATACTAAAAACAGGGAACCCCTGCTTGCGGGTAATGGTCTTTCTGTATACGGCAACTGGTGGTATGTCTTATGGCCTTTCCCGGACATGTGGACCAATGTTCCCACTGCAGAGATGACTCCCCTACTTCCTTTGATAGGACCTGATGGGCAGCAGAGTATCATGCATGATATAAGCAATGGATATTTCAACTCCGGTAGAGCTATAAGCAGCTCCTGTAAAAACCCTGAGGCTCTGATATATCTGCTTAATGAGGAACTGGATTCCCATTTCAGATATAATAAAGAACTTAGAGAGCAGATGGCAGCGCTGGGATATGATTTCAAGTATGGCTATGAAGAATGGACTTCTCCTGTTAACCCCGATGCCGATCCCAAAGATCAAAAATGGAACTACAAAATTGAAGGACCCGATAAATTCTGGAATACCTTTGTCGAAAACCCTGTACATCTCTCATTTGGTTTTAAATACAATGAAGGACCATTTGATCTATTTTCAAGATATGTCGTGACAGGTGAAGCCTATAGAAATGATAACCTGGAATCTTTGAGCAAGCCTGATTACATCGACTATGAAAAGTATTTTTCAACGCCTTCCAATAAAATGAATGCCCATGTAAAGAATGTTGAAAACTACGATTTTATCAAAAACTCCGATATCATTATCTTCAATGAGTTTACGACTGTGCCTACAGACACGATGATTGATAAGAGAGCGTATCTTGACAAGATTGAAGAAGAGTATTTCACAAAAATCATTACTGGTGCTCTGCCGCTGAGCTCTTTTGATACATTTATCGAAGAGTGGAATAAGGCCGGAGGCAGTCAGATAACTACTGAAGTCAATGAATGGAATAATAGTAAATAA